From a single Rhea pennata isolate bPtePen1 chromosome 33, bPtePen1.pri, whole genome shotgun sequence genomic region:
- the LOC134152756 gene encoding C-type lectin domain family 17, member A-like: protein MAGQETYGNWLCPPPPPAKRLVRQAGVYSITGKMTPVGSFRPDSPDSFVDEDDYDDVSLSEPDHNHKKLPAEDDLQSQGNKGGRGVYVLAGKPASSSPIRTGDSEARAGVGRGCREKRVAILYVLVVLSFAMWAAVLALVVVKYSELAAELKTLSSNYSESVLQELAETRRGQARMRTKMSIYYKELQDITALICKALPESSRCSAGWKIFEKSCYSFSTETMSWEDARQICADQGSHLVVVNTDQEQNFLKDNINSSSTYWLGVTDKLEEGIWLWINGEALSISYWNTWRKNKDKEQQDCGSIGPDGIWIDDRCSRAHRWICEKSWHC, encoded by the exons ATGGCCGGACAGGAGACGTACGGGAACTGGCTGTGCCCGCCACCTCCTCCAGCCAAGCGACTGGTGAGACAAGCAG gagttTACTCCATCACAGGCAAAATGACACCGGTGGGCTCCTTCCGACCAG ACTCCCCCGACAGCTTTGTCGACGAGGACGACTACGACGACGTGTCGCTCTCTGAGCCCGATCACAACCACAAGAAGCTGCCGGCTGAAGACGACCTGCAAAGCCAGGGGAACAAGGGAGGCAGAG GGGTTTATGTCTTAGCAGGGAAACCAGCGTCTTCGAGTCCAATCAGAACGG GTGACTCAGAGGCCAGAGCCGGCGTGGGAAGAGGTTGCCGAGAGAAGCGGGTGGCGATCCTCTACGTCCTGGTGGTGCTGAGCTTCGCCATGTGGGCGGCCGTCCTCGCGCTCGTCGTGGTGAAAT ACTCGGAGCTTGCGGCGGAGTTGAAGACGTTGAGCTCTAACTACTCCGAAAGCG tgctgcaggagctggccgAGACGCGACGGGGACAAGCCCGCATGAGGACCAAGATGTCCATCTACTACAAGGAGCTACAGGACATCACAG CACTGATCTGCAAAGCCCTTCCGGAGAGCAGCAGGTGCTCAGCCGGCTGGAAGATCTTTGAGAAGAGCTGCTACTCCTTCTCCACGGAGACCATGAGCTGGGAGGACGCCAGGCAGATCTGCGCGGATCAAGGCTCTCACTTGGTCGTCGTTAACACAGACCAGGAACAG AACTTCCTAAAAGACAAtattaacagcagcagcacgtACTGGCTGGGAGTGACCGACAAGCTGGAGGAAGGTATCTGGCTCTGGATTAATGGGGAAGCCCTGAGCATCAG CTACTGGAACacctggagaaaaaataaagacaaagagcagcaggatTGCGGCAGCATCGGGCCCGACGGCATCTGGATCGACGACAGATGCTCTCGCGCCCACCGCTGGATCTGCGAAAAGTCCTGGCACTGCTAG
- the TGFBR3L gene encoding transforming growth factor-beta receptor type 3-like protein, translating to MTRGPLDPSLMPGLSRMLGSRLGRLGPPAAPPVPPAAVAAVAFGAFVVGAALAGGLWLVHVRTAPRIPPVPPGPGAAPRPRGSQPRTPDPKQPAGGTATPPAKA from the exons atgACACGTGGACCCCTGGATCCCTCCCTGATGCCTGGTCTCTCTCGGATGCTTGGGTCCCgcctcggacgcctgggcccccccgcagcccccccggtgccccccgcTGCCGTCGCCGCCGTCGCCTTCGGGGCCTTCGTGGTGGGGGCGGCGCTGGCGGGGGGGCTCTGGCTCGTCCACGTGCGCACAG CCCCCCGGATCCCGCCAGTGCCCCCTGGTCCCGGtgcggccccccgcccccgtgGGAGCCAG cccagGACCCCAGACCCGAAGCAGCCAGCGGGTGGGACTGCGACACCCCCAGCAAAAGCCTGA
- the EVI5L gene encoding EVI5-like protein isoform X1: MASPAASPDSSSHEALSSVNSAPACSPASDSENLSPDELELLAKLEEQNRLLEADSKSMRSMNGSRRNSGSSLVSSSSASSNLSHLEEDTWILWGRIVNEWDEWRKKKEKLLKELIRKGIPHHFRAIVWQLLCSATDMPVKNQYSELLKMSSPCEKLIRRDIARTYPEHEFFKGQDSLGQEVLFNVMKAYSLVDREVGYCQGSAFIVGLLLMQMPEEEAFCVFVRLMQEYRLRELFKPSMAELGLCIYQFEYMLQEQLPELNIHFRSQSFLTSMYASSWFLTLFLTTFPLPVATRVFDIFMYEGLEIIFRVGMALLQFNQAELIQLDMEGMSQYFQKVIPHQFDSCPDKLILKAYQVKYNPKKMKRLEKEYAAIKNKEMEEQIEIKRLRTENRLLKQRIETLEKESAALADRLIQGQVTRAQEAEENYIIKRELAVVKQQCSSATENLQRAQSTIRELQDQQGNPRFTEEFVTHLETELEQSRLRETETLSALKEMQDKVLDMEKRNSLLPDENNVARLQEELKALKVREAEAVKSLKELQQQVKDLNDTWQAQLARASGRWKDSPRKNNINELQDELMTARLRETQAQAELRELRQRVVELETQDQIHSNLLNRTEQECTGLQEKLQYVMAQNKGLQTQLSETKRKHAESECKSKEEVMAVRLREADSMAAVAEMRQRIAELEIQREEGMIQGQLNNSDASQYIRELKDHIDELKAEIRLLKGPKAFGEALGFDSIHIVRHLADEDSLASSDEELAPAPFALPPRSFLRPATHAKESSGSTDSEAEEPRPPAGPRAGPLAR; encoded by the exons ATGGCGAGCCCGGCCGCCAGCCCCGACTCTTCCTCCCACGAAGCCCTTTCCTCCGTCAACTCGGCGCCGGCCTGTTCGCCCGCTTCCGACTCGGAGAACCTCAGCCCGGatgagctggagctgctggccaAGCTGGAGGAGCAAAACAG GCTCCTGGAAGCCGACTCCAAGTCCATGCGCTCCATGAACGGCTCGCGGAGGAACAGCGGCTCCTCGCTGGTCTCCAGCTCGTCGGCCTCCTCCAACCTGAGCCACCTCGAGGAGGACACGTGGATCCTCTGGGGCCGCATCGTCAACGAGTGGGACGAGTGGcggaagaagaaggagaagctgctgaag GAGCTCATCCGGAAAGGGATCCCGCACCACTTCCGCGCAATCGTctggcagctgctctgcagcgcTACCGACATGCCCGTCAAGAACCAGTACTCGGAGCTGCTCAAGATGTCCTCGCCCTGCGAGAAGCTCATCCGCAGGGACATCGCCCGCACCTACCCCGAGCACGAGTTCTTCAAGGGCCAGGACAGCCTCGGCCAGGAGGTGCTCTTCAACGTCATGAAG gcTTATTCCCTGGTGGACCGGGAGGTCGGATACTGCCAGGGCAGCGCCTTCATCGTGGGCTTGCTGCTCATGCAG ATGCCCGAGGAGGAGGCTTTCTGCGTGTTCGTGCGGCTGATGCAGGAGTATCGCTTGCGGGAGCTCTTCAAGCCCAGCATGGCCGAGCTGGGGCTCTGCATCTACCAATTCGAGTACATGCTGCAG GAGCAGTTGCCGGAGCTGAACATCCACTTCCGTTCGCAGAGCTTCCTCACCTCCATGTACGCCTCGTCCTGGTTCCTCACCCTCTTCCTCACCACCTTCCCCTTGCCGGTGGCCACGCGGGTCTTCGACATCTTCATGTACGAG GGGCTGGAGATCATCTTCCGCGTGGGCATGGCCCTCCTGCAGTTCAACCAGGCCGAGCTCATCCAGCTGGACATGGAGGGGATGTCGCAG TACTTCCAGAAGGTGATTCCCCACCAGTTCGACAGCTGCCCGGACAAGCTCATCTTGAAAGCCTACCAGGTCAAATACAACCCCAAAAAGATGAAGCG ACTGGAGAAGGAGTACGCCGCCATCAAGAACAAGGAGATGGAGGAGCAGATCGAGATCAAG cGGCTCAGGACGGAGAACCGCCTGCTGAAGCAACGCATCGAGACACTGGAGAAG GAGAGCGCTGCCTTGGCAGACAGGCTCATCCAG GGCCAGGTGACGCGAGCGCAGGAGGCGGAGGAGAACTACATCATCAAGCGGGAGCTGGCGGTGGTGAAGCAGCAGTGCAGCTCGGCCACGGAGAACCTGCAGCGAGCCCAGAGCACCATCCGCGAGCTGCAGGACCAGCAG GGCAACCCACGCTTCACGGAGGAGTTCGTCACACACCTGGAGACGGAGCTGGAGCAGTCACGGCTGCGGGAAACCGAAACCCTCAGCGCCCTCAAAGAGATGCAGGACAAAGTGCTGGACATGGAGAAG AGGAACAGCCTGCTCCCGGACGAGAACAACGTGGCCCGCTTGCAGGAGGAGCTCAAGGCGCTGAAGGTGCGCGAGGCCGAGGCCGTGAAGTCGCtgaaggagctgcagcagcaggtcaAGGATCTCAACGACACCTGGCAG GCTCAGCTGGCGCGAGCCAGCGGGCGCTGGAAGGACTCTCCCCGCAAGAACAACATCAACGAGCTGCAGGACGAGCTGATGACGGCGCGCCTGCGGGAGACGCAGGCCCAGGCCGAGCTGCGCGAGCTGCGGCAGCGGGTGGTGGAGCTGGAAACCCAG GACCAGATCCACAGCAACCTACTGAATCGGACGGAGCAGGAGTGTACGGGGCTGCAGGAGAAGCTGCAGTACGTCATGGCCCAGAACAAGGGGCTCCAGACCCAGCTGAGCGAGACCAAGCGCAAACACGCCGAGTCTGAGTGCAAG agcaaggaggaggtGATGGCGGTGCGGCTGCGCGAGGCTGACAGCATGGCGGCCGTGGCTGAGATGCGGCAGCGCATCGCGGAGCTGGAGATCCAG AGGGAAGAGGGCATGATCCAGGGCCAGCTCAACAACTCGGACGCCTCGCAGTACATCCGCGAGCTCAAGGACCACATCGACGAGCTCAAGGCCGAG ATCCGGCTGCTGAAGGGCCCCAAGGCCTTCGGCGAGGCGCTGGGCTTCGACAGCATCCACATCGTGCGGCACCTGGCGGACGAGGACTCGCTGGCCTCGTCGGACGAGGAGCTGGCGCCGGCGCCCTTCGCCCTGCCGCCCCGCAGCTTCCTCCGCCCCGCCACCCACGCCAAGGAGAGCTCGGGCAGCACCGACAGTGAGGCCGAGgagccccggccgcccgccgggccccgcgccggccccctGGCTCGCTGA
- the LOC134152823 gene encoding uncharacterized protein LOC134152823: protein MPKALEKDPQGDESTVTEQSRGSCHPTRLRGNSSALSVLSRVQNPHDQHKVLARRVLMLSAVTCLPRKARTERGRESKDPTGWRKGKLGRMRNPRVFLAVVSLLTNIFEVRAVAVALPAMEVTGNEEITRSPVPSSLAATSPERRGSVVGKAGLFYSSQLCGLPRRVTTLRTAKAPAAGRRDASQQETPPIHPIRSLLPDFFPLLGKESLKQLKGDPCQAEGLVPPAF, encoded by the exons ATGCCCAAAGCTCTCGAGAAAGACCCCCAGGGGGACGAATCCACGGTCACAGAGCAGTCCAGAGGGAGCTGCCATCCGACCAGGCTGCGCGGAAACAGCTCAGCACTTTCAGTTCTGTCACGAGTGCAGAATCCACACGATCAGCACAAAGTGCTTGCAAGGAGAGTCCTGATGCTTTCGGCAGTGACGTGTCTGCCGAGGAAGGCCAGGACGGAGCGAGGGCGCGAGTCCAAAGACCCCACTggctggaggaaagggaagcTTGGTAGGATGAGGAATCCACGGGTATTTCTCGCTGTGGTCTCTCTGCTCACTAACATCTTCGAGGTCcgggctgtggctgtggctctTCCAGCCATGGAAGTGACTGGGAATGAAGAGATCACGAGGTCTCCAGTCCCTTCTTCAC TGGCTGCCACCAGTCCCGAGCGGAGGGGAAGTGTGGTCGGCAAGGCAGGACTCTTCTACTCCAGCCAGCTCTGTGGCCTTCCTCGGAGAGTCACGACACTCCGCACCGCCAaggctcctgctgctggccgaCGGGATGCTTCGCAGCAGGAGACGCCGCCGATTCATCCCATCCGGTCCCTTTTGCCTGATTTTTTCCCGTTACTGGGAAAGGAGAGCTTAAAACAACTCAAGGGGGATCCTTGTCAAGCTGAAGGACTTGTTCCCCCTGCATTTTAG
- the LOC134152822 gene encoding C-type lectin domain family 17, member A-like — translation MSQTVDDHSSYKEWETTKMMELQDQELKRARKGAWCLPASCQGRAVALLYILLAFCFVLLLAVIVISLQKINAMWEALEEARLRNEKIHASSWQNLSHVQHFMDQQMSSQLTAFHSHLLNVSKEVENMRAKMTQCEAGCGKALSDRLRVLEGQTASWPAPGELAELKHQESTMRALLNGVLEEMRQVSEVICTRCPAGWQQFLRTCYFFSTDQKAWMDAKLFCTNLSSHLAIINSEQENKFLANQIMETQTYWLGLTDMHKEGDWQWVDGRPLSLRLWSSGEPNNVGHYGEDCAFLYANGHWNDAVCSKAEPFICERSC, via the exons ATGTCACAAACTGTAGACGATCACAGCTCCTACAAGGAATGGGAGACGACCAAGATGATGGAATTGCAAGATCAAGAGCTGAAGAGAGCACGTAAAGGAG CTTGGTGCCTCCCTGCCTCCTGCCAGGGCAGAGCTGTGGCGCTCCTATACATCCTCTTGGCcttctgctttgtgctgctcTTGGCTGTCATCGTCATCAGTCTTCAGAAAA TAAATGCCATGTGGGAGGCTCTGGAAGAAGCGAGGCTGAGGAACGAGAAAATCCACGCGAGCTCATGGCAGAACCTGTCGCACGTCCAGCACTTCATGG ATCAGCAGATGTCCAGCCAGCTCACAGCATTTCACAGCCACCTTCTTAACG TATCCAAAGAAGTGGAGAACATGAGGGCGAAGATGACGCAGTGTGAAGCGGGTTGTGGGAAAGCCCTGTCGGATCGCCTCCGCGTCCTAG AGGGACAGACGGCGTCGTggccggcgccgggggagcTGGCTGAGCTGAAGCACCAGGAGAGCACGATGCGGGCGCTGCTGAACGGCGTGCTGGAGGAGATGCGCCAAGTGTCAG AAGTTATCTGCACGCGGTGTCCGGCCGGCTGGCAGCAGTTCTTGAGAACCTGCTACTTCTTCTCGACGGACCAGAAAGCCTGGATGGATGCTAAGCTGTTCTGCACCAACCTCAGCTCTCACCTGGCCATCATCAACAGCGAGCAGGAGAAC AAATTCTTGGCAAATCAGATCATGGAAACGCAGACGTACTGGCTGGGCCTCACCGACATGCACAAAGAAGGGGACTGGCAGTGGGTGGACGGCCGCCCGCTCTCTCTCAG GCTCTGGAGCAGCGGCGAACCCAACAACGTCGGCCACTACGGCGAGGACTGCGCCTTCCTCTATGCCAACGGGCACTGGAACGACGCCGTCTGCTCCAAAGCTGAGCCCTTTATCTGCGAGCGGAGCTGCTAG
- the EVI5L gene encoding EVI5-like protein isoform X2 has translation MASPAASPDSSSHEALSSVNSAPACSPASDSENLSPDELELLAKLEEQNRLLEADSKSMRSMNGSRRNSGSSLVSSSSASSNLSHLEEDTWILWGRIVNEWDEWRKKKEKLLKELIRKGIPHHFRAIVWQLLCSATDMPVKNQYSELLKMSSPCEKLIRRDIARTYPEHEFFKGQDSLGQEVLFNVMKAYSLVDREVGYCQGSAFIVGLLLMQMPEEEAFCVFVRLMQEYRLRELFKPSMAELGLCIYQFEYMLQEQLPELNIHFRSQSFLTSMYASSWFLTLFLTTFPLPVATRVFDIFMYEGLEIIFRVGMALLQFNQAELIQLDMEGMSQYFQKVIPHQFDSCPDKLILKAYQVKYNPKKMKRLEKEYAAIKNKEMEEQIEIKRLRTENRLLKQRIETLEKGQVTRAQEAEENYIIKRELAVVKQQCSSATENLQRAQSTIRELQDQQGNPRFTEEFVTHLETELEQSRLRETETLSALKEMQDKVLDMEKRNSLLPDENNVARLQEELKALKVREAEAVKSLKELQQQVKDLNDTWQAQLARASGRWKDSPRKNNINELQDELMTARLRETQAQAELRELRQRVVELETQDQIHSNLLNRTEQECTGLQEKLQYVMAQNKGLQTQLSETKRKHAESECKSKEEVMAVRLREADSMAAVAEMRQRIAELEIQREEGMIQGQLNNSDASQYIRELKDHIDELKAEIRLLKGPKAFGEALGFDSIHIVRHLADEDSLASSDEELAPAPFALPPRSFLRPATHAKESSGSTDSEAEEPRPPAGPRAGPLAR, from the exons ATGGCGAGCCCGGCCGCCAGCCCCGACTCTTCCTCCCACGAAGCCCTTTCCTCCGTCAACTCGGCGCCGGCCTGTTCGCCCGCTTCCGACTCGGAGAACCTCAGCCCGGatgagctggagctgctggccaAGCTGGAGGAGCAAAACAG GCTCCTGGAAGCCGACTCCAAGTCCATGCGCTCCATGAACGGCTCGCGGAGGAACAGCGGCTCCTCGCTGGTCTCCAGCTCGTCGGCCTCCTCCAACCTGAGCCACCTCGAGGAGGACACGTGGATCCTCTGGGGCCGCATCGTCAACGAGTGGGACGAGTGGcggaagaagaaggagaagctgctgaag GAGCTCATCCGGAAAGGGATCCCGCACCACTTCCGCGCAATCGTctggcagctgctctgcagcgcTACCGACATGCCCGTCAAGAACCAGTACTCGGAGCTGCTCAAGATGTCCTCGCCCTGCGAGAAGCTCATCCGCAGGGACATCGCCCGCACCTACCCCGAGCACGAGTTCTTCAAGGGCCAGGACAGCCTCGGCCAGGAGGTGCTCTTCAACGTCATGAAG gcTTATTCCCTGGTGGACCGGGAGGTCGGATACTGCCAGGGCAGCGCCTTCATCGTGGGCTTGCTGCTCATGCAG ATGCCCGAGGAGGAGGCTTTCTGCGTGTTCGTGCGGCTGATGCAGGAGTATCGCTTGCGGGAGCTCTTCAAGCCCAGCATGGCCGAGCTGGGGCTCTGCATCTACCAATTCGAGTACATGCTGCAG GAGCAGTTGCCGGAGCTGAACATCCACTTCCGTTCGCAGAGCTTCCTCACCTCCATGTACGCCTCGTCCTGGTTCCTCACCCTCTTCCTCACCACCTTCCCCTTGCCGGTGGCCACGCGGGTCTTCGACATCTTCATGTACGAG GGGCTGGAGATCATCTTCCGCGTGGGCATGGCCCTCCTGCAGTTCAACCAGGCCGAGCTCATCCAGCTGGACATGGAGGGGATGTCGCAG TACTTCCAGAAGGTGATTCCCCACCAGTTCGACAGCTGCCCGGACAAGCTCATCTTGAAAGCCTACCAGGTCAAATACAACCCCAAAAAGATGAAGCG ACTGGAGAAGGAGTACGCCGCCATCAAGAACAAGGAGATGGAGGAGCAGATCGAGATCAAG cGGCTCAGGACGGAGAACCGCCTGCTGAAGCAACGCATCGAGACACTGGAGAAG GGCCAGGTGACGCGAGCGCAGGAGGCGGAGGAGAACTACATCATCAAGCGGGAGCTGGCGGTGGTGAAGCAGCAGTGCAGCTCGGCCACGGAGAACCTGCAGCGAGCCCAGAGCACCATCCGCGAGCTGCAGGACCAGCAG GGCAACCCACGCTTCACGGAGGAGTTCGTCACACACCTGGAGACGGAGCTGGAGCAGTCACGGCTGCGGGAAACCGAAACCCTCAGCGCCCTCAAAGAGATGCAGGACAAAGTGCTGGACATGGAGAAG AGGAACAGCCTGCTCCCGGACGAGAACAACGTGGCCCGCTTGCAGGAGGAGCTCAAGGCGCTGAAGGTGCGCGAGGCCGAGGCCGTGAAGTCGCtgaaggagctgcagcagcaggtcaAGGATCTCAACGACACCTGGCAG GCTCAGCTGGCGCGAGCCAGCGGGCGCTGGAAGGACTCTCCCCGCAAGAACAACATCAACGAGCTGCAGGACGAGCTGATGACGGCGCGCCTGCGGGAGACGCAGGCCCAGGCCGAGCTGCGCGAGCTGCGGCAGCGGGTGGTGGAGCTGGAAACCCAG GACCAGATCCACAGCAACCTACTGAATCGGACGGAGCAGGAGTGTACGGGGCTGCAGGAGAAGCTGCAGTACGTCATGGCCCAGAACAAGGGGCTCCAGACCCAGCTGAGCGAGACCAAGCGCAAACACGCCGAGTCTGAGTGCAAG agcaaggaggaggtGATGGCGGTGCGGCTGCGCGAGGCTGACAGCATGGCGGCCGTGGCTGAGATGCGGCAGCGCATCGCGGAGCTGGAGATCCAG AGGGAAGAGGGCATGATCCAGGGCCAGCTCAACAACTCGGACGCCTCGCAGTACATCCGCGAGCTCAAGGACCACATCGACGAGCTCAAGGCCGAG ATCCGGCTGCTGAAGGGCCCCAAGGCCTTCGGCGAGGCGCTGGGCTTCGACAGCATCCACATCGTGCGGCACCTGGCGGACGAGGACTCGCTGGCCTCGTCGGACGAGGAGCTGGCGCCGGCGCCCTTCGCCCTGCCGCCCCGCAGCTTCCTCCGCCCCGCCACCCACGCCAAGGAGAGCTCGGGCAGCACCGACAGTGAGGCCGAGgagccccggccgcccgccgggccccgcgccggccccctGGCTCGCTGA